A stretch of Dietzia lutea DNA encodes these proteins:
- a CDS encoding serine/threonine protein kinase, with translation MTRSPGNGWDTDDWRYAPYNDIRAPPRNTAVWVLGGIVVVLLLVLAAGVGYLVASPDDQPAAAPGATPIAAPVATESPIVPSAEAPSSPSAPTPRAAPAAPGAPAAPEPAVAVGDLGLDTPMSRPACDGRGIVVLYSAVTPGAYAQEIASGLARYPGASYLRTDMACPSLRPRDENGNVIYAVYRASGYTRQELCADVRAAGPPAYGRWLDTTSDPSVLVTC, from the coding sequence ATGACCAGATCGCCCGGGAACGGTTGGGACACCGATGACTGGCGGTACGCGCCGTACAACGACATCCGGGCCCCGCCTCGGAACACCGCGGTTTGGGTGCTGGGCGGGATCGTCGTGGTGTTGCTCCTCGTACTCGCGGCGGGGGTCGGCTACCTGGTCGCGTCCCCGGACGATCAGCCCGCCGCTGCACCCGGCGCGACTCCCATCGCTGCTCCCGTAGCGACGGAGAGCCCGATCGTCCCGTCGGCGGAGGCACCGAGCTCGCCGTCCGCGCCGACGCCACGGGCGGCACCGGCGGCACCGGGGGCGCCGGCCGCGCCGGAACCCGCCGTGGCCGTCGGTGACCTGGGGCTCGACACGCCCATGTCACGACCGGCGTGTGACGGCCGGGGTATCGTCGTCCTCTACTCGGCGGTCACCCCGGGCGCCTACGCCCAGGAGATCGCCTCTGGCTTGGCCAGGTACCCAGGAGCGTCCTACCTGCGGACGGACATGGCGTGCCCGTCCCTGCGCCCGCGCGACGAGAACGGCAACGTCATCTACGCGGTCTACCGGGCGTCGGGTTACACCCGGCAGGAACTGTGCGCGGACGTCCGCGCGGCGGGGCCCCCGGCCTACGGTCGGTGGCTGGACACCACCAGCGATCCGTCGGTTCTCGTCACCTGCTGA
- the nadC gene encoding carboxylating nicotinate-nucleotide diphosphorylase, with protein MPGGAAGVDDDEFLDPDTRADAVVAIRRALEEDLRYGPDATSLATVPADARATARLATRSDGVMAGLPLIEMVLGEVIGSGFSVTLHARDGDRVTAGDVVAEISAPTLGLLTAERTLLNLVCHLSGVATATRAWADELAGTNCAVRDTRKTMPGMRLLQKYAVRCGGGVNHRLGLGDAVLVKDNHVVAAGGVLPALTAVRERFPELPCEVEVDSLEQLDQMLAAGVDLVLLDNFPVWQTQIAVQRRDKVSPTTRLESSGGLTLHVAADYARCGVDYLAVGGLTHSVAVLDLGLDM; from the coding sequence CTGCCGGGCGGTGCAGCCGGGGTCGACGACGACGAGTTCCTCGATCCCGACACCCGTGCGGACGCGGTGGTCGCGATCCGTCGCGCGCTCGAGGAGGACCTGCGATACGGCCCGGACGCCACCTCGCTGGCCACCGTGCCGGCGGACGCCCGGGCCACCGCACGCCTGGCGACCCGGTCCGACGGCGTGATGGCCGGCCTGCCGCTGATCGAGATGGTGCTGGGCGAGGTGATCGGCTCGGGCTTCTCCGTGACCCTCCACGCCCGCGACGGCGACCGCGTGACGGCCGGCGACGTCGTGGCCGAGATCAGCGCGCCCACGCTCGGGCTGCTCACCGCCGAGCGCACGCTGCTCAACCTGGTGTGCCACCTGTCCGGGGTCGCCACCGCCACCCGCGCGTGGGCCGACGAACTCGCCGGCACGAACTGCGCGGTCCGCGACACGCGCAAGACGATGCCCGGAATGCGGCTGCTGCAGAAGTACGCGGTGCGGTGCGGCGGCGGGGTCAACCACCGCCTGGGCCTGGGCGACGCGGTGCTGGTCAAGGACAACCACGTCGTCGCCGCGGGTGGGGTCCTCCCGGCGCTGACGGCGGTCCGCGAGCGCTTCCCGGAGCTGCCGTGCGAGGTCGAGGTGGACTCCCTGGAGCAGCTCGACCAGATGCTGGCCGCGGGCGTCGACCTGGTGCTGCTCGACAACTTCCCGGTGTGGCAGACGCAGATCGCGGTGCAGCGCCGCGACAAGGTCTCGCCGACCACCCGGCTGGAGTCCAGCGGCGGGCTCACGCTCCATGTGGCCGCGGACTACGCGCGCTGCGGCGTCGACTATCTCGCGGTCGGGGGCCTGACCCATTCGGTCGCGGTCCTGGACCTCGGTCTGGATATGTGA
- a CDS encoding NUDIX hydrolase → MTECNTGHEVLVVVSQVRPVGEVAPPALHVLLWQHSLGPAAGRWALPGGGVRDDEDLRGSATRQLAEKVDVRSLSHLEPVAEFSDPARVPGRRVFASGFLGVLPCDAAPALPDDTAWFRVDELPDTVFDHAEIVALARDRLAAKMSYSNLGFALAPEEFTLSFLAQLYAAALGHPVDPTNLQRVLTRRRELVACGRSAPPGPAGGRPAGLYRFAERRLRITDQFATLRPPTGSGW, encoded by the coding sequence ATGACGGAGTGTAACACCGGTCACGAGGTGCTCGTCGTGGTGAGCCAGGTGCGGCCGGTCGGCGAGGTGGCGCCGCCCGCCCTCCACGTGCTGCTCTGGCAACACTCCCTGGGGCCCGCCGCCGGCCGGTGGGCGCTCCCGGGCGGCGGGGTCCGTGACGACGAGGATCTGCGCGGCTCCGCCACCCGGCAGCTCGCCGAGAAGGTCGACGTGCGGTCACTGAGCCATCTCGAACCGGTCGCCGAGTTCTCCGACCCCGCCCGCGTTCCCGGCCGGCGCGTGTTCGCCTCCGGCTTCCTCGGCGTGCTGCCCTGCGATGCCGCCCCGGCCCTGCCCGACGACACCGCGTGGTTCCGCGTGGACGAGCTGCCCGACACGGTGTTCGACCACGCGGAAATCGTCGCCCTCGCGCGCGACCGGCTGGCGGCCAAGATGTCCTACTCCAACCTCGGCTTCGCCCTCGCGCCGGAGGAGTTCACGCTGTCCTTTCTCGCACAGCTCTACGCGGCCGCGCTCGGGCATCCGGTGGACCCCACCAACCTCCAGCGCGTCCTGACCCGCCGACGCGAACTCGTGGCGTGCGGGCGTAGCGCTCCCCCGGGCCCCGCGGGCGGGCGGCCGGCCGGGCTGTACCGCTTCGCCGAGAGGCGACTCCGCATCACCGACCAGTTCGCCACCCTCCGCCCGCCGACCGGCAGCGGGTGGTGA
- a CDS encoding substrate-binding periplasmic protein — protein MQVRHRGIPVGRSRRAGRPNALVVVLLLALTGALTAACGGPFPRDTDGSLDRITGGVLRVGVSENPPWTEVYDDGRVAGREVDLVRGFAARQGADVEWTPGAESELVMAMVRGDLDVVVGGLTSDTPWEKEVAVTRPYADEVTPDGDTEQMVMATPLGENALLVELETYLAGTGEAS, from the coding sequence ATGCAGGTCCGGCATCGTGGGATCCCGGTCGGCCGGTCGCGCCGGGCCGGGCGCCCGAACGCGCTCGTCGTCGTCCTCCTCCTCGCCCTCACCGGCGCCCTCACCGCCGCCTGCGGCGGGCCGTTCCCCAGGGACACCGACGGCAGCCTCGACAGGATCACCGGAGGCGTGCTGCGGGTGGGCGTCTCGGAGAACCCGCCGTGGACCGAGGTGTACGACGACGGGCGCGTCGCCGGGCGGGAGGTCGACCTGGTGCGTGGGTTCGCCGCCCGGCAGGGAGCCGACGTGGAGTGGACGCCCGGCGCGGAGAGCGAACTGGTGATGGCGATGGTCCGCGGCGATCTCGACGTGGTCGTCGGCGGGCTGACGTCCGATACGCCGTGGGAGAAAGAGGTGGCGGTGACCCGGCCCTACGCCGATGAGGTCACGCCGGACGGCGACACCGAGCAGATGGTGATGGCCACGCCGCTCGGCGAGAACGCCCTGCTCGTGGAGCTGGAGACGTACCTCGCCGGAACCGGGGAGGCGTCATGA
- a CDS encoding NAD(P)H-hydrate dehydratase — protein MNRGDMTGGDMAGGRSDGASGAETVLTPHLLRGWPLPAPGGGKEGRGRVIVVGGSRATPGAVKLAGEAALRSGAGKLQIATAETVAPGLAIHIPESKTVGLPEREDGELAAVSAETIVGLAKSCDAVVLGPGIGDKSAATDLLAEVIPRLETTLVLDALGMAYVTENPNGLRHLDGRVVLSPNPKELSRTLGVDEDDVEADTPAHAIELARRAGAVVVSGTATSWIATPDGRLWRDESGSFGLGVSGSGDVKAGIIAGLLARGADPAQAAAWATYSHGRAGERLSARTGPTGFLARELLPEVPGILVELSS, from the coding sequence ATGAACCGCGGCGACATGACCGGCGGCGACATGGCGGGCGGCCGATCCGACGGTGCGAGCGGGGCCGAGACGGTCCTCACGCCTCATCTGCTGCGGGGCTGGCCACTGCCCGCGCCCGGCGGGGGTAAGGAGGGCCGCGGACGGGTGATCGTCGTGGGCGGCAGCCGGGCCACCCCGGGGGCGGTGAAACTGGCCGGCGAGGCCGCGCTACGCAGCGGCGCGGGCAAGTTGCAGATCGCCACGGCCGAGACGGTCGCGCCCGGTCTGGCGATCCACATCCCCGAATCCAAGACCGTCGGCCTGCCCGAGCGCGAGGACGGTGAGCTCGCGGCGGTGAGCGCCGAGACGATCGTCGGGCTAGCGAAGTCCTGCGACGCCGTGGTCCTCGGCCCCGGCATCGGGGACAAGTCCGCCGCGACGGACCTGCTCGCCGAGGTGATCCCCAGGCTGGAGACCACCTTGGTGCTGGACGCGCTCGGCATGGCGTACGTGACCGAGAACCCCAACGGCCTCAGGCACCTCGACGGCCGCGTGGTCCTCAGCCCGAACCCCAAGGAGCTCTCTCGCACCCTGGGCGTCGACGAGGACGACGTCGAGGCCGACACGCCCGCGCACGCCATCGAACTCGCGCGCCGCGCCGGGGCGGTCGTGGTGTCCGGCACCGCGACGTCGTGGATCGCCACCCCGGACGGCAGGCTCTGGCGGGACGAGTCGGGGTCGTTCGGACTCGGCGTGTCCGGCTCCGGCGACGTCAAGGCCGGCATCATCGCCGGACTGTTGGCCCGAGGGGCCGATCCGGCACAGGCCGCCGCGTGGGCCACCTACAGCCACGGCCGGGCCGGCGAGCGCCTGTCCGCGCGGACCGGCCCCACGGGTTTCCTCGCCCGCGAGCTGCTCCCCGAGGTGCCGGGGATCCTGGTAGAACTCTCGTCCTGA
- a CDS encoding zinc-dependent alcohol dehydrogenase, translating to MKAVTWHGKRDVRVEDVPDPRIQEPTDAIVKITSTNICGSDLHLYEVLGPFMHEGDILGHEPMGIVEEVGAEVTGLKPGDRVVMPFQISCGHCYMCDKGLNTQCETTQVRDQGMGAMLFGYSELYGSVSGGQAEYLRVPQAQNTTIKVPHEHADDRYLYLSDVLPTAWQAVDYAEIPDGGTVAVLGLGPIGDMAARIAAHHGHRVIGVDPVPERRARQAHRGVEVIDPTDVPGELGDVIRDMTGGRGPDSVVDAVGMEAHGSPAASAAHAAVGMMPKFLGKKMMENAGVDRLGAFYSAIDIVRRGGTISLSGVYGGSADPLPMLTLFDKQITLKMGQANVKRWVPDIMPLLTDEDPLGVDDFATHRLPLADAPRAYEMFQKKEDGAVKVVLEP from the coding sequence ATGAAGGCAGTCACCTGGCACGGCAAGCGCGACGTCCGCGTCGAGGACGTCCCCGATCCCCGGATCCAGGAGCCGACCGACGCGATCGTCAAGATCACGAGCACGAACATCTGCGGTTCCGACCTGCACCTGTACGAGGTCCTCGGGCCGTTCATGCACGAGGGGGACATCCTCGGCCACGAGCCCATGGGGATCGTCGAGGAGGTCGGCGCCGAGGTGACCGGCCTCAAGCCCGGAGACCGGGTGGTGATGCCGTTCCAGATCTCCTGCGGGCACTGCTACATGTGCGACAAGGGACTGAACACCCAGTGCGAGACCACCCAGGTGCGCGACCAGGGTATGGGCGCGATGCTGTTCGGCTACTCCGAGCTGTACGGCAGCGTCTCCGGCGGCCAGGCCGAGTACCTGCGCGTGCCCCAGGCGCAGAACACGACCATCAAGGTGCCGCACGAGCACGCCGACGACCGCTACCTCTACCTGTCGGACGTCCTGCCCACCGCGTGGCAGGCGGTCGACTACGCCGAGATCCCCGACGGCGGGACGGTCGCCGTGCTGGGCCTCGGGCCGATCGGTGACATGGCGGCCCGCATCGCCGCCCACCACGGACACCGCGTCATCGGTGTGGATCCCGTCCCCGAGCGGCGCGCACGCCAGGCCCACCGCGGCGTCGAGGTCATCGATCCCACGGATGTGCCCGGCGAACTGGGCGACGTCATCCGCGACATGACGGGCGGCCGCGGCCCCGACTCGGTCGTCGACGCCGTCGGCATGGAGGCCCACGGCTCCCCGGCCGCCAGCGCCGCGCACGCGGCCGTGGGCATGATGCCGAAGTTCCTCGGCAAGAAGATGATGGAGAACGCTGGCGTCGACCGCCTCGGCGCGTTCTACTCGGCGATCGACATCGTCCGCCGCGGAGGGACCATCTCCCTGTCCGGCGTGTACGGCGGCAGCGCCGATCCCCTGCCCATGCTCACGCTGTTCGACAAGCAGATCACGCTGAAGATGGGCCAGGCCAACGTCAAGCGCTGGGTGCCCGACATCATGCCGCTGCTCACCGACGAGGACCCGCTGGGCGTCGACGACTTCGCCACCCACCGGCTGCCGCTGGCGGACGCCCCGCGCGCGTACGAGATGTTCCAGAAAAAGGAGGACGGTGCGGTGAAGGTGGTCCTCGAGCCGTGA
- a CDS encoding acyltransferase family protein — translation MASIPAPAPAPRRRGTMAYRHDIDGLRGLAIALVVVFHIWMGRVSGGVDVFLTLSGFFFLGSLLRGAGDPNTPLNPLPHLKRLVRRLYPALVVTVAATVLGTVLIKPPTQWSAIFEQTVASLLYYQNWELALTASDYAAADATISPLQHLWSMSVQGQFYLVALAVILGVSLLWRRLVRRGTPKWVLVGIVAAGTATSAWWAVLGQSTNQPWNYYDTAARMWELLVGGLVAIILAGIVLPWPLRLLTTAAGLFLVVSTGFLFDGAGHFPGPLAWYPIGGALLIILGGNLPPGLRATPARDPITWLLSGRLFRRLGDISYSLYLWHWPLLILWLSHDREAEITLVSGLVIIAVSIVLALATEKYVERPLRMASRARGRTTPAAAARDRLRGGPARPAREQRLFVRASALVVVAAVASVATVGWWGATSGSRSAVPYVDSPTDPDHPGARAFLEGVPAPDDVGYVPSLLQVSNDLPASTMDGCISTFESSEVEMCVYGDVTSPRTIALTGGSHAEHWISGLDEVGRHYGFRVVTVLKMGCPLTLDASVSDGDEPLYESCAEWTPEALAALVGLNPDFVFTTATRPVGVVGPDVTPRQYVDLWRALGEQGIGVIAIRDTPWLNRGRGPIRASDCLGDGGTPAECGMPRERSISPINPAALAGAGLDSVRLLDLTDGLCDPEVCPAVVGNVVVYHDSHHLSGSWVRSASGELARQMGPATGWW, via the coding sequence GTGGCCTCCATCCCCGCTCCCGCGCCCGCCCCCCGGCGCCGCGGGACGATGGCCTACCGGCACGACATCGACGGCCTGCGAGGACTGGCGATAGCACTGGTCGTGGTGTTCCACATCTGGATGGGACGCGTCTCCGGCGGCGTCGACGTGTTCCTCACCCTGTCCGGGTTCTTCTTCCTCGGCTCGCTCCTGCGCGGCGCCGGCGATCCGAACACGCCCCTCAACCCGCTGCCGCACCTCAAGCGCCTGGTCCGCCGGCTGTACCCCGCACTGGTGGTGACGGTCGCCGCGACCGTCCTCGGCACCGTGCTCATCAAGCCGCCCACCCAGTGGTCGGCGATCTTCGAGCAGACCGTGGCCTCGCTGCTGTACTACCAGAACTGGGAACTGGCGCTCACCGCCTCGGACTACGCGGCCGCCGACGCGACCATCTCGCCGCTGCAGCACCTGTGGTCGATGTCCGTCCAGGGCCAGTTCTACCTGGTGGCCCTCGCGGTGATCCTCGGCGTGAGCCTGCTCTGGCGTCGGCTCGTCCGCCGCGGTACCCCGAAGTGGGTCCTCGTCGGGATCGTGGCCGCGGGCACCGCCACCTCGGCGTGGTGGGCCGTACTCGGACAGTCCACCAACCAGCCGTGGAACTACTACGACACCGCCGCCCGCATGTGGGAGCTGCTCGTCGGCGGCCTGGTGGCGATCATCCTGGCCGGGATCGTCCTGCCCTGGCCCCTTCGCCTGCTCACCACCGCGGCCGGCCTCTTCCTGGTGGTGAGCACCGGATTCCTCTTCGACGGCGCGGGCCACTTCCCCGGCCCCCTGGCGTGGTACCCCATCGGCGGCGCGCTGCTCATCATCCTCGGCGGGAACCTGCCGCCCGGCCTGCGCGCCACCCCGGCCCGGGACCCGATCACCTGGCTGCTGTCCGGCCGGCTGTTCCGGCGCCTCGGGGACATCTCCTACTCGCTCTACCTGTGGCACTGGCCGCTGCTCATCCTGTGGCTCTCCCACGACCGCGAGGCCGAGATCACGCTCGTCTCCGGCCTGGTGATCATCGCCGTGTCGATCGTGCTGGCGCTGGCCACGGAGAAGTACGTCGAACGACCGTTGCGGATGGCCAGCCGGGCCCGGGGGCGCACCACCCCGGCGGCCGCCGCCCGCGACCGGCTGCGGGGAGGCCCGGCCCGCCCGGCCCGGGAGCAGAGGCTGTTCGTCCGCGCGAGTGCCCTCGTCGTCGTCGCCGCCGTTGCCAGCGTGGCCACCGTCGGCTGGTGGGGCGCCACCTCCGGTTCCCGCTCGGCCGTGCCCTACGTCGACTCCCCCACCGACCCGGACCACCCCGGCGCGCGGGCGTTCCTCGAGGGCGTCCCCGCGCCCGACGACGTCGGCTACGTCCCCTCCCTGCTCCAGGTAAGCAACGACCTGCCCGCCAGCACCATGGACGGCTGCATCTCGACCTTCGAGTCGTCCGAGGTGGAGATGTGCGTCTACGGCGACGTCACCTCCCCCCGCACCATCGCGCTCACCGGCGGCTCCCACGCCGAGCACTGGATCAGCGGCCTCGACGAGGTCGGCCGGCACTACGGCTTCCGCGTGGTCACCGTCCTCAAGATGGGCTGCCCCCTCACCCTCGACGCCTCGGTCTCCGACGGCGACGAACCGCTCTACGAGAGCTGCGCCGAGTGGACCCCCGAGGCGCTGGCCGCGCTCGTGGGACTGAACCCGGACTTCGTGTTCACCACCGCTACCCGCCCCGTCGGCGTGGTCGGACCCGACGTCACCCCCCGCCAGTACGTCGACCTGTGGCGCGCGCTCGGTGAGCAGGGCATCGGCGTCATCGCCATCCGCGACACCCCGTGGCTCAACCGCGGCCGCGGCCCGATCCGCGCCTCCGACTGCCTCGGCGACGGCGGCACCCCCGCCGAGTGCGGCATGCCGCGCGAGCGCTCCATCTCCCCCATCAACCCCGCCGCCCTCGCCGGCGCCGGCCTCGACTCCGTGCGACTGCTCGACCTCACCGACGGACTGTGCGACCCCGAGGTCTGCCCCGCCGTGGTGGGCAACGTGGTCGTCTACCACGACTCGCATCACCTGTCGGGCTCCTGGGTGCGCTCCGCGTCCGGCGAGCTGGCCCGTCAGATGGGGCCCGCGACCGGCTGGTGGTGA
- the nadA gene encoding quinolinate synthase NadA, with the protein MGRLDSPLAEKIRHDGAVYTGVEPDAEWAAEIRRLAAERDAVILAHNYEIPAIQDIAHHVGDSLALSRVAAAAEQSTIVFCGVHFMAETAKILSPDKTVLIPDEAAGCSLADSITAEQLAEWKSEHPDSVVVSYVNTTAAVKALTDICCTSSNAVDVVASIDPDREVLFLPDQFLGAHVRRKTGRDNVLVWAGECHVHAAINGDQLTAKAGAHPGAELFVHPECGCATSALHLATEGAVPADQVKILSTGGMVDAARASGAREVLVATEVGMIHQLRKAAPEIDFLPVNDQASCPYMKMITPAALLRALVEGADEVHVDPVTAEAARGSVERMIAIGNPGSGE; encoded by the coding sequence ATCGGCCGGCTCGATTCGCCGCTGGCGGAGAAGATCCGTCACGACGGGGCCGTGTACACGGGCGTCGAGCCGGACGCCGAGTGGGCCGCGGAGATCCGTCGCCTCGCCGCGGAGCGGGACGCGGTGATCCTCGCGCACAACTACGAGATCCCCGCCATCCAGGACATCGCCCACCACGTCGGTGACTCGCTGGCACTGTCGCGCGTCGCGGCGGCGGCCGAGCAGTCGACCATCGTCTTCTGCGGCGTGCACTTCATGGCCGAGACCGCCAAGATCCTCTCGCCCGACAAGACCGTCCTCATCCCCGACGAGGCGGCCGGCTGCTCGCTGGCCGACTCGATCACCGCCGAGCAGCTGGCCGAGTGGAAGTCCGAGCACCCGGACTCCGTCGTGGTCTCCTACGTCAACACCACGGCGGCGGTGAAGGCGCTCACCGACATCTGCTGCACCAGCTCCAACGCCGTGGACGTGGTGGCGTCGATCGACCCCGACCGCGAGGTGCTCTTCCTGCCCGACCAGTTCCTCGGCGCGCACGTGCGGCGTAAGACCGGCCGCGACAACGTCCTCGTGTGGGCGGGCGAGTGCCACGTCCACGCCGCGATCAACGGTGACCAGCTCACGGCCAAGGCGGGGGCGCACCCGGGCGCGGAGCTCTTCGTCCACCCCGAGTGCGGCTGCGCCACGAGCGCGCTGCACCTGGCCACCGAGGGCGCCGTGCCGGCCGATCAGGTCAAGATCCTGTCCACCGGCGGTATGGTCGACGCCGCCCGCGCCTCGGGCGCCCGCGAGGTGCTCGTGGCGACGGAGGTCGGCATGATCCACCAGTTGCGCAAGGCGGCGCCGGAGATCGACTTCCTGCCGGTCAACGACCAGGCCAGCTGCCCGTACATGAAGATGATCACCCCGGCCGCGCTGCTGCGCGCCCTCGTCGAGGGCGCCGACGAGGTCCACGTCGACCCCGTGACCGCCGAGGCCGCGCGCGGGTCGGTCGAGCGGATGATCGCCATCGGCAACCCGGGGTCGGGGGAGTGA
- a CDS encoding WXG100 family type VII secretion target → MTGPLDVTPVELTDLARRVDGYGDQIGGITPEGDLTTLASGLRGSSVAAIASTLGARLSQSADRLSSDLSEEAGRLRTATGVIVMTDGENAAMFGGR, encoded by the coding sequence ATGACCGGGCCTCTCGACGTCACGCCGGTCGAGCTGACTGATCTCGCCCGGCGCGTGGACGGATACGGCGACCAGATCGGCGGGATCACTCCGGAGGGCGACCTCACCACGCTGGCGAGTGGTCTGAGGGGCAGCAGCGTCGCGGCCATCGCGAGCACGCTCGGCGCGCGGCTGAGTCAGTCGGCCGACAGGCTGAGCTCCGACTTGTCGGAGGAGGCGGGCCGCCTCCGGACCGCGACCGGGGTGATCGTCATGACGGACGGAGAGAACGCCGCGATGTTCGGCGGGAGGTGA
- a CDS encoding cation diffusion facilitator family transporter, with translation MSGKTALGGRDLPDEQQAALRRAIRLEWVTLAVLAVTVAAVYAVSGQSQAMKAAWIEDSLSFLPPIAFLVAVRVSRIPPSARFPYGRHRAVGIGHLVAGVSLLAMGVFLIVDSGSGLITGERPPLGVVELGGHVIWSGWLMVAVMALSVIGPFILGRMKLAPAEALHDKVLFADAAMNRADWKTGLATIVGVFGIGLGLWWADAVAALVVSVSILSDGWSNMRGAIEGLADARPTRFDGTDPHPLVYEIDELLAEVDWAVDRGARVRDEGHVFHVEAFLVPAEGREVTVERLSEVRRGLAQLSWKIEDVVVTVVPEVLDAHRPC, from the coding sequence GTGAGCGGGAAGACGGCGCTCGGCGGTCGGGACCTACCCGACGAGCAGCAGGCCGCACTGCGCCGCGCGATCCGGCTGGAGTGGGTGACCCTCGCCGTTCTCGCCGTGACGGTCGCGGCGGTGTATGCCGTGTCGGGTCAGTCGCAGGCGATGAAGGCGGCGTGGATCGAGGACTCGCTGTCCTTCCTTCCGCCGATCGCGTTCCTCGTGGCCGTACGCGTGTCGAGGATCCCGCCGAGCGCGCGGTTCCCGTACGGGCGCCACCGGGCGGTGGGCATCGGGCATCTCGTGGCCGGGGTGTCGCTGCTGGCCATGGGCGTGTTCCTCATCGTCGACTCGGGTAGCGGGCTGATCACCGGCGAGCGGCCGCCGCTGGGTGTGGTGGAGCTCGGCGGGCACGTCATCTGGTCCGGATGGCTGATGGTCGCGGTGATGGCGCTGTCGGTCATCGGGCCGTTCATCCTCGGCCGCATGAAGCTCGCGCCGGCCGAGGCGCTGCACGACAAGGTGCTCTTCGCCGACGCCGCCATGAACCGTGCCGACTGGAAGACCGGTCTGGCCACGATCGTCGGGGTGTTCGGGATCGGCCTGGGGCTGTGGTGGGCGGATGCGGTCGCGGCGCTGGTGGTGAGCGTGTCGATCCTCAGCGACGGCTGGTCCAACATGCGCGGCGCGATCGAGGGGCTGGCCGACGCGCGCCCCACCCGCTTCGACGGCACCGACCCACACCCGCTCGTCTACGAGATCGACGAGCTGCTGGCCGAGGTCGACTGGGCCGTCGACCGCGGCGCGCGCGTGCGTGACGAGGGACACGTCTTCCACGTGGAGGCCTTCCTCGTCCCCGCGGAGGGCCGGGAGGTCACCGTCGAGCGGCTGTCGGAGGTCCGGCGGGGGTTGGCGCAGCTGAGCTGGAAGATCGAGGACGTGGTGGTCACGGTCGTGCCGGAGGTGTTGGACGCGCACCGGCCGTGTTGA
- a CDS encoding histidine phosphatase family protein, protein MTELARLLLIRHGQSIGNVADDRARAAGAHRLDLDHRDADTPLSEAGVGQARAVGAWLGELPEELRPTVWLTSPYRRAADTASTALEAAGGATGGATLLTDERLRERDLGVLDGYTGRGIRERHPEEAERRDRIGKFYYRPPGGESWTDVLLRVRYLLTDLRQQYAGERVCVFSHQAVIMCFRVALEQMAEHDVLTIDREDPLPNCSVTTYQRSDDQLELERYADTTAVERADAPTTRETPTTQEGAAT, encoded by the coding sequence GTGACAGAACTCGCGCGGCTCCTACTGATCCGTCACGGACAGAGCATCGGCAACGTCGCCGACGACCGAGCCCGCGCCGCCGGCGCCCACCGCCTCGACCTGGACCACCGCGACGCCGACACCCCGCTCTCGGAGGCCGGCGTCGGCCAGGCCCGCGCGGTGGGCGCCTGGCTCGGCGAGCTACCGGAGGAGCTCCGCCCCACCGTGTGGCTGACCTCGCCGTACCGCCGCGCGGCCGACACCGCGTCTACAGCCCTCGAGGCGGCGGGCGGGGCGACGGGCGGGGCGACCCTGCTCACCGACGAGCGTCTGCGGGAGCGCGATCTGGGGGTCCTGGACGGCTACACAGGCCGGGGCATCCGGGAGCGCCACCCGGAGGAGGCCGAGCGGCGTGACCGGATCGGCAAATTCTACTACCGCCCGCCCGGCGGCGAGAGCTGGACCGACGTGCTGCTGCGCGTGCGCTACCTGCTCACCGACCTGCGGCAGCAGTACGCCGGCGAGCGGGTGTGCGTGTTCAGCCACCAGGCGGTCATCATGTGCTTCCGCGTGGCCCTCGAGCAGATGGCCGAGCATGACGTCCTGACGATCGACCGCGAGGACCCGCTGCCGAACTGCTCGGTGACGACCTACCAGCGGTCGGACGACCAGCTCGAACTCGAGCGCTACGCTGACACGACGGCTGTAGAGCGGGCGGACGCGCCGACGACGCGTGAGACGCCGACGACGCAGGAGGGGGCTGCGACATGA